The stretch of DNA agagagagagacagagagagagagagacacagagagagagagagagagagacacagagagagagagagagacacagagagagagagacacacagagagagagacacacagagagagagagagagacacacagagagagagagacacagagagagagagagagagagacacagagagagagagagacacagagagagagagagagagagagacacagagagacagagagagagagacacagagagagagagagagagagagacagagagagagagagagagagagagagagacacagagagagagagagagagagagagagagagacacagagagagagagagagagagagagagagagacacacagagagagacagagagagagagagagagagagagacagagagagagagagagagagagagacagagagagagagagagagagagagacacagagagagagagagagagagagagagacacagagagagagagagacacagagagagagagagacacagagagagagagagagagacacagagagagagagagagacacagagagagagagagagagagacacagagagagagagagagagagagacacagagagagagagagagagagagacagagacagagacagagacagagagagagagagaaaaaaaaaagaaacagagaGACAGAGTCAGGTCAGACCAGCTGAGAGACCAAGAGGTCTGGGCGGAGAATGAACAGAACTCAGAACACGCCCCAATGAGCCGAACAGACTGTCCTATAGGTGCCTGTCAAATGAAAGAAGCCAAACAGACTACTAAAAAAGAGAAATTACTATAGTATTGATGCAATAAACGAGAGAAGTGACTGCAAAGTTACACAAATGAAGTAGCCGATGTGGAAGAATCCATCCAACACAGGAGaaattcactgaaaaaaaaacaaaaaaacaaaaataaaacaccacATGGAAAGGGGAACATGAGAATTAACCAAAACCACAGAAAGGAGGAATATTCAGTGGGGATCCCGTggagaaaatgatgattacacttaccggtaatcggattttcctgaccccacgacagcaccactgagaaATGGCTCCACCtccaaggacaggaaacctgtagcataaaaaaggtggagccactctcccacctcagtgggtTTACAGAGTATGAGAGGGACTCCCCTTTTGGTTAATACAATatctaaatacttttttttttttttttgcatatcacCACGTGAAATCTTAACACCAACCACCACCTTAGGGAGGGAATTAGatgggtgctgtcgtggggtcaggaaaatccgattaccggtaagtgtaatcatcatttttcccctcccccacgacagcaccactgagagagaTTTCATAAATTCTAAGGGTGGGTACCAACTTCTAACACCTTtgtaccgaaaaggaggtcagataTAGAATCAAGTTGTAATCTATAGTGCCTATAAAAGGTAGATGGAGAAGCCCAGGTGGCAGCTCTACAGATCTGATCAACTGACACACTggacctttctgcccaggaggtagATACCGCTTTGGTAGAGTGAGCCTTCAAGGATAGTGGAGGAGAAACCCCAGAACAAGAGTATGCTAGAGAAATCAGCTCTCGAATCCATCTAGCGATGGTACTCTTAGAGGCAGCATTACCTCTCCTAACCCCCGCATGTAGGATCAATAAAGATGAGGACTTTCTCCAGTCCCTGGATCTTTCTAGGTACTGGATCAGGCACCTTCTTACATCTAGGAGATGCCATTTCTCTTCATCCTCATTCTTtggatctggaaaaaaaactgggagAACTATCTCCTGTAATCTGTTGGTCTTAGAAGGGACTTTAGGAACGAATTTTGGGTCTGGCCTTAACACTACCCTATCCTCTCGTATAGTCATAAACGGTGGATTAATGGACAGGGCCTGGATCTCACTAACTCTTCGTGCTGAAGTGAGGGCTATCAGAATCACCAGTTTCAGAGTTAGATTTTTTATGGAGCTATCCTCGATAGGCTCAAATGGATGACAAGTTAAGGCTTTCAGAACTAAATTCAGATCCCAGGGAGGAAACCTAGGCCCCCTCACTGGAACAATCCTATCTACTGCCCTGAAAAATCTGGACTATCCAGGGATCCATGGCCAGACTTCTACCACTTAATCCCGAGAGGGCTGAAACTTGAACCTTTAGGGTGCTTTTCGCTAAACCTAAGGTTAATCCCTGTTGTAAAAATTCCAACACCTGTCTAGTGGAAATCCTTTCTGGCCAAACATTAATGTCGAGGCCTGCAAAGGATAAGAATTTTTTCCAAATTCTAGCATAAATCGTGTTGGTCACTTTTTTCCTGCTTTTCAGAATTGTGGAAACGAGAGCCTCTGAAAAACCTTCCTTGATTAAGTGTGCCCTTTCAATCTCCAAGCAGTGAGATGCAGGGACTCTACCTCCGGATGCATTACTGGGCCCTGCCTTAGGAGATTCGGGATCTCGGGGAGAACCCAAGGTTCCACTACTGACATGGACCTGAGGAGGGAGAACCATGCCCTCTTTGGCCAAAAGGGGGCGACCACTATCATGTCCGACCTCTCCTCTCTGATTTTCCTGAGCACTCTGGGAAGGAGCTgaagagggggaaaggcatacCCTAGATGAAACTTCCATTCCAAAAGGAAGGCATCCACCCCAACCGGAGATTCGTAAGGGTTGAGAGAGCAAAATTtctccacctgcctgttctcTTTGGTGGCAAAGAGGTCTATCTCTGGGACCCCCCATAATCTTACAATTTTTGCAAATATCAAGGGATCTAGAGACCATTCTCCCTGTCTTAATCGGTGGCGACTCAGAAAGTCGGCCTGGACATTCTCCCTTCCTCTTATATGAAGAGCGGATATGTTTGTCACCTGACTTCTTATCTCCCAAAATATCAACTCTGTCTCCCTCATTAAAGATCGGGATCTCGTACCTCCCTGACGGTTCAGGTATGCCACTACCGTCCTGTTGTCTGACATGATCCTGACATGCTGGTGATGAATCTCTGGAAGGGCTGCTCTTAGGGCCAATAACACTGCTCTCAACTCCTTCCTGTTTGAAGAGAATAGTCTCTGTAACGGGGACCACCTTCCCTGCCTTAACTGATCTTGGaagtgtgccccccacccccatgggcTGGCATCTGTCGTAATGACTACCGGATCTGGGTAATTCCATGGGATACCCTGATCTAAATTCTTTACCTCCAACCACCAGTTGAGGGAGATAAGAGTCCTCCTGCACAGATTCATCTGGGAGTCCAAGGTAATCTCCTTCCGTCCAGTTACCTCCAAAATATTCTCCTGCAACTGTCTTGAATGGAACTGTGCCCACTGGACCGCTGGTATACAAGCTGTCATCAAGCCTAGTAGAGACATGGCTTTCCGGACCGACATTCCCGGATTTTTCTGAGCTACCCGGGCCTCGTTCCGAATTTTCTCTATTTTCTCTACTGGAAGAAAGGTCCTCTGTCGCAGGGAATCTAGCTGTAATCCCAAAAAGGTCTGTACTGTGCTGGGTTCTAATCTGGATTTTTTCATATTGATCATCCACCCCAGATGCTCTAGAATCCGAATCACTCTCCGGACAGATTTCTGCCACTTCTCTCgtgattctgctattaaaaaatcgTCTAGATACGGCAGGAAAAGAATATCCTCCTTGCGGATAAATGAGGCCACTTCTGCCATTACCTTGGTGAAGGTTCTTGGTGCGCTTGATAGTCCGAAAGGCATAGCCTGGAACTGTAGATGTCTGGTCTTGCCGTTCCTGACTACCGCCACCCTCAGGAATTTCTGGAAGAAAGGATGCACCGGAATATGCAGATATGCATCTTTTAGGTCTAACACTGCCATGAAACACCCTTGGAAGACTAAATGAATTGCCGATTTTatggtctccattttgaatttttttatgacTAGGGATTTGTTTAATTGTCTTAAATTTATTATAGTCCGAAATGAACCGTCCGGTTTTTTCACCAAAAACAGAGTCGAGTAAAAACCTCTCCCCCACTCCATTTCTGGTACTGGTATCAACACCTTCTTGACTATTAATTGATCTACCTCTTCTGTCAATCTTTTGGATTCTCTGGTGACCACAAATCTTTGTGGGTAATGTCTCTTGAATTGCAGTCTTAAACCTTCCATCATAATATTTGTGACCCAAATGCCTGCTATATCTTTCCAGGCAGGAAGGAAGAATCTTAATCTCCCCCCTACCTGTAgtctggcgtcattttttggacatCTTATCCTTCTGGGAGGAGGAGTTCCCGAACATAAAGCCCCTACCTCCTGACCCCCTGGGTCTGGTGAACTGATCCCTGTCTCCTGACTGTCTTCTTCCCTGAAATTTTGATGCATTCCGAAAGGGACGCCTGTAGGGTCTAAATTGTGAAAAAGAGGATTCCTGTGGCATCCTCTTTTTCCTATCCGCTGCTTTCTCTAGGAGAGCATCCAGCTCTGGGCCAAACAGGAACTGGCCCTGACAGGGAATACTACATAAGCGCTGCTTAGAAGCCATGTCTCCTCCCCTCCAGTTCTTCAGCCATAAAGCTCTACGGCCTGAATTAGAGATGGAAGCAGACCTGGCCGATAAACGAACCGCCTCAACCGAGGCATCGGATAAAAAATCCGCCGCTTTCTGTAAGGTGGGTAAAGAAGCTAGAATTTGTTCCCTAGGACACTTGTCCCTTAGCTGTCCTTCTAGTCTTtcaagccagatggctaatgaccTAGCTGTGACCGTTGCGGCTATGTTGGGCCTGAAGGAAGCCGCAGATGCCTCCCATGTATTTTTAAGGCAAGAGTCTATTTTTTTATCTAATGGATCCTTCAAAAACCCCATATTTTCGAATGGTAGGGAAGATCTTCTGGACACCTTGGATATTGCCACATCTAATTTGGGCGCTTTGTCCCAGGACGTAGTGGCGTCTTCCTCAAAagggtattttcttttaaattttttacttatAAACGCCTTTCTGTCAGGTTTTTTCCATTCCTTATCTATTAGGGCTGATATGCTTTTATGTAAGGGAAAACATCTCTTTTTCTTTTCCCGTAGTCCCTCAAAAACTGTATCGGCCATGGATATGTCCTCTCTGACGTCTTCCAATTCCAAAGTAGCTCTAATGGTCTTCTGGAGTTTTTCTGTATCCGTTACTGGAAacagaaattttttctctttctcgTCTTCTGATAAGGATGAATCCTCAGACtcttcatccttatcctcctcaCTATCATCTACTGACTCCACCTCTGAATCTACTCTTTCCGCtgcttttttaggtttttttgaTGTTTTAAGGGACTCCTTAACCTCCGATCTAATGAGTGCTCTAATACCCTTCATAAAATTCGGGGACTCTTCTGCCAGTGTTCTGTCAATACATTCCTGGCCTAATTTTTTAGAATAAGATGAGGACAAGGGGCATCTACATAGTGCGCATTCCTTATTCTTTCTCTTTGATGCGACCTTTTTAGGTGGTACCTAAGAAATGACAGCAGATACAAAGAACATCATCAGTATTTATATCAACCGTTGCCTCTTACCCCCTCAGAAGATCCTATACCGGCATCTGCTTTTCCGCGTCCACTTCTTCTGACCTCTTGTCCTCCTCCATAATATACCTAGAGGCATAGAGGTTTTTAGGAAAAATATGAAGCAGGGAACAGCACCTCTCCTTGGAGAGTTCCACATGTTCCCTGGGAGCTTTCTTGTGCCAGAAGTCACCAACCTGGTCCGGATGCAGAGTGTTTTCTGAAAGGAAAAATGACTAGCAGCCCAGCGTTAGGAGAAATCTCTGCAGGTTCAATGGTGCCTGCCAACACTGAGAACGCTGCACCGCCTGGTCTCCCCTTTTATTTCCGGTCACCTGACCGGAACTTGTATCTGGAACGCACGTCTCACCTCTGTGACGTCATTCCGCGACTTCCGGTTCCTGCTCCGGTGCGTTCCACTGCTCCTGCGTCGGCAGTCTGCAGCACACACGTGCGCACCCGGAACTATCGCCCTCTGGCGTGTTCCATGCGAGCCGCTCGTGCGGCCCCACGCGGTCTCACTCCTTTGAGGGACCGGTGTCCTCAGCCTCTGGAATGAAGAATCGGCCCCGGACCGACCTCCATCGTCCCtaaacagacccggcacccggtctCAGGCTGGTAAGACCCATGACTCTCTAGGCTTTCCTAGGACTTCCAAGCCATGGGCCTCCTAGAAATAAAAACTACAAGTCTCctgctccagggacaggaaacctcactgaggtgggagagtggctccaccttttttatgctacaggtttcctgtccttggaggcggagccatctctcatggtgctgtcgtgggggaggggaaaagaaTACTGCATGGGACCAGGGTCCCTACTTGAGGAAGCAGACACTAAAAGGGCAATCATACCGTAGATAGGAGCACCAAAGGACTGATGAACAGAGTGCACAGGTTAAACCAGGGAATTACTATGCTCGTGACAAAGATCCTTGCAAAAATACAGCAAGGAGGGATGGAGTATGGTGTAGCCCAAAAAGTGTCCAGATGACCTATACATCGAATAAAGAGTGATACAAGGTTTCTGAAAAAGGAGGAGTCTTTATACTAGAAGATGCCCAGGTGAAACTCGATGGTCCTTTCAAGGACACCCGTTTTCCTGTAAGGTGGGAGTTAGGACCATGCTCCAAAGGCCTGGATGTGGACTTTGAGATATTTTGGAATTAAAACTCATAAGCCCAGGACCAGGCACAGGATGGATACATGCAGTCGAGAAGGTTCCACTAGTGAGTGGAGCGGGGAAATCTGAGCATGTAGGAAAGAAAATCATTGCAGCCCACGGTGAGGCAACTGCTGGACTGCCAAGTAAGGGAGTCCATGACAAATGGTCAAGAAAAAAACCACACATCACCATGTGATAACTTTTGCAATGAGCGTCTTTATCCAGATCTATCGAAGCAGCCTGAAGGAGACCTACAAAAGCAGAACCAGCCAGAAACACTGATTCTGCCCTGACTGTTTCAGAGGAGGGAAACAGGAGCAGGAACGTACCTGGATAGCATACTGATACTAAAAGGGGTCACTATCAAGTATAATACCTAGTAAAAGAGAATACTCTGCAACAGCACGATATAGAAAGAGATCaggctaaaaaacaaaaacaaaaaaaaaacctgacagCTGGTTCTAGCCTAGCTAGTAGAGATATTtaaaaattcgttcacgcttggtttagtggtaaaaggtgaattgcgttatggattcagttactaCAGACGATAACGCAATtctattccgtcataatagaagtctatgggctgcaaaatggatcagtcccgtttcagttatgcaggagaggactcaggaacagcagaggactcccctgcataacggaaactggacggatccgctttgcagcccatagacttctattatgatggaatgaataacggaatgcctctaaaggcatgccgttatgcattcagtcatagaattgcgttatggtccgtggtaacagaatccataacgcaattcaccttttaccagtaaatgaagtgtgaacgaatttcataacctcaTCATCTCTACTAGCTAGGATAACGCACGAGACAAGTAAAAAACATCCCATGCTAGCAGCAAACATAGCATCTACAGTGACTACCATGGTACGCATAATGTCATGGGCTAAAGCAGTGGTCTGATGACAAAGTATAGAACGCACCATTACTATGCACATGACACAAGACAGAGGGGAGGGTGAAATCCGTATGCAATAAGGGCACAGCCATGCCAAAGGGTCTGCCGTGAACCCAAGACTCCATCTATATCACGGAGTAAGCAACCAATGCAAAACCGTGACAGAGAAAGTGGTAGTCCCAACACCCTGCATATGTAAAGGAGAATGTGTGCCATccagcggtcgtgtgaatgcaccctaaaaggTTTGGCCTATTACAAGAACATATCCCCTATCCCAGTGATGGCtagcctccggcactccagctgtggtaaaactacgactcccagcatgctacattcatttctatggagttcagagaacagcacATCTTGGGAGTTTTACCACAActgaagtgccggaggttagccatcacagccgtATCCACATCGACTATGTTCCCAAGTTTGAAAAGCATGGCAGACAGGCATGTGCATCTACAGTTCCATTCACTTTATTGCTGGAGATAGCGGAGTCCACCTTTTTGCAGCAGCAATAGGTCTTCTGTTATAGACCTGCAATGATCATAAAAAGATGCCGCCTGCTGTGACTCCGTAAAAACCAGAGGGAGCCTCACTGAAAGTTTGAAGAGCACTGTTCTAAAGAGTCCTCACCTTCTACTTTTCACACATTCCATTCTTAAAGGGGCATGCCagggttttaatattgatgagctatcatcaggataggtcatcaatatcggattggtgggggtccgacactctgcATCCCCGAGGattagctggttgaagagaagtgccatgccagcgcAGACTTCCATCTAcatcgcagcggtgagcaggtgtaattacaagaagctgtCCCATTCAGCTCctcctatacacttgaatgggaagaagctatgccatagaagtgaatgggtggtTTGGAATTACACCTGCTCAACTCTGCAATgtcaaggataggtcatcaatattaatatcccggaaaacccctttatggtACAGCCACACAGCACAAATGGCCACGTTCCCCTGCAGCAGCCGATAACGTCAAGATCTCACAGCAAATTGGTGTGGCCATTATCGGCCCAGGTGGACATGGCTTGGTCTTGTGCGGCTCATCCCACAGCTTTCTTTCCCCCAACCTCTGCCATTATGCATCTGGACTACTAGAATAGGGGCCGCCTGTCTTGCAAAACCCATTTTTATATGCCCTGTGGTGAAAACCCCTATACTGTTAGTCTGTGTGTGATCCAAATGGAAACTAAAACCTTGTGTGTGTATAAAGAACAAAATGAACGTGTATTACTGGGTGTTGCAGTCTGTCAGAAGGTCCCCATGACCAAGTCTCCTCTCTTGTATTCCAGCAGATCAGCATTATCTACCAGATCCTCATGACCAATAGCCAAAAGTGAAAGTAGGAATGTGACTGGTTTGTATTAATAACATCTACTTTATTTTTATCCTGGTTTCCAGTGTCCTTATAACACCTCGGAAACACAAGCAAACATGACTTTATTCAGAACTGTGATTCCACAAAACAAACTGTacacattattaaaggggttctctgggccagCACCTACAAAAGTCTGTTTCAGCTAATCTGAGGACAAGACACTGAGCACGGATTCCACAATCCCAGCTGATCCCGTGACCGCCTGCAGGCTTTTCCTCTGAGGTAGCAATCGGATGTCCCTCCTTCTTCCTGGTCAGCTACATAATGTAGATGGAGCTGAAGAAAATAGGAATTGGACTTACCGGTAATCCAGTTTCCAGGGATTCCCTCCTGACAGCACCACAGGATGTTCCCCTTTAACCttcttgggacaggaaacagatGTTAAAAGGTCCCTCCCACCTCCACCCACCAGTGTTTTTTCCAGATTACTACACCAGGATGGATGCAACCGTTTTATTAAAATCATCAGAAAATCTTATATGCAATATTTACATAGTAGTTAATAAGGGAGGGAACGTACGGGTGCCATCATGAGGGAATCCCTGGAAAGTGAATTACCGTTAAGTCTAATTTCTATTTTCCAGCTCTTCCCTcctgacagcaccacagagaaggGGGGGAATCTAAGGATAACATATCCCGGATATTTATCATTAGGTAAAAATACAATTTCGTAGAATTAGGAATAAACTTGAGACAGAAACTTTTTGATTCTGCCTGAAAACTAAAATATTGACAGAATTTGTGAATCCAGTCATAACTGAAATGTCTCCATCTGCCTCCTTGATCAACAGTCTTACCTCTGTTTATAGACTTACATTTTTAATTAGAGGAAGAAAATCAACTTATTAGACATCGgccataaaaaggatgcccttTACTTGTGAACCTATATGGTAGGTTTCACTGTGTAAAGCTACTCGCTTTAAAACCCAGATAAGATATTGTAACATCATCTAGAACCATTGCACCGAgtaaaaaaatttactgtagACCCCCAATGCAGTTCATTATCGATAGTTTAATCATTCAAATTTGATAAACCGCTAACTCCGGAAAGTCTACAAGGTATATGTAAGAAAACCGAGCCCAGCTGACAGAACTGGCACACGGCAGCATGGACATCAATGACGAGGTAACCAAACCAATAACTTCATACCGGTGTAAGACAAGCTTGGGATTTTGTACCAGGATAGCAGAGGATGGTTTCAATCCATCAATCTCTGGGTTATGGGCCAAGCACACTTCCGCTGCGCCCCTCTGCTCGACGAAACCAGGCCAGCCGGGAACCCACCTGCCCGCATAACTTCAAGGTCAGAggcagtcttaaagggaacctgtcaccgggattttgtgtatagatctgaggacatgggttgctagatggccgctagcacatccgcaatacccagttcccatagctctgtgtgcttttattgtgtaaaaaaaaaaaaaacgatttgatacatatgcaaattaacctgagatgagtcagagcttgaaaatatgactcttctctggtcacacaagtaagatgtgactcttttatgttaatttgcatatgtatcaaattggtttttttacacactaaaagcacacagagctatggggactgggtattgcggatgtgctagcggccatttagcaacccatgtcctcagctctatacacaaaatcccggtgacaggttccctttaagggtttcACAAGATCTTTACATTGCACTAGCCAGAACACACAGGGACTGAGCAGTGGCAACAGGTTACAGGACCTGTGCAGCATACATAGCCACAGCTTATATTTGTGAGCCTGTAAGGGAGAATGTGGACAGAGGAATGCACTGTCTCTATTGCCGTTTTGTAGCTCCCTGGGATAGGGTACAGAGAGGGGAGTCTCCTTCCCGGAGGCGACAGATGCCCCTGAGGTTATGGGCATTAGGTGCAATGAAGGCAGGGTCCCTAATGTTCACGACGCCAGCACCCCAGGTACAAGTAGATAGAATAGCATAGAGAACAGTTTAGTTGGGCATAAGTTGACATTTACTGAAAATGTATTGTTCTGAGGTAGATCCCAATTTATTGCCATAGAAGGGATAGCTGTAATCCATACAATATGAAATCGCAGCAAGGGTGGAGCTACCTCCCATTGTAACAGATCTGGGTAGGAGCTCTAACTTCAGGCTGACCCATACTATCTCCAGGTGTAGAGTAGAATATACCCTTTGCAAATACATACAATTTCCGTTAATATTGTCCAAGGAGGAATGTGGCTCCCATACAGCATTGCGCAAAACTGTAGATCTTGTATAGACACTGTAGGCTACTCCAGTCACACTGGGTCCTTCCTGAGGTCTTCACCTTAGGACCCCTTTAGCTTTAACTTAACTTCCTGCCTCCTACCTTGTTAATTTTTTGTGTCAGGACCAGCAGGCCCTGCACGGAGGCAGCGAGTGACAGCAGGCCCTGCACGGAGGCAGCGAGTGACAGCAGGCCCTGCACGGAGGCAGCGAGTGACAGCAGGCCCTGCACGGAGGCAGCGAGTGACAGCAGGCCCTGCACGGAGGCAGCGAGTGACAGCAGGCCCTGCACGGAGGCAGCGAGTGACAGCAGGCCCTGCACGGAGGCAGCGAGTGACAGCAGGCCCTGCACGGAGGCAGCGAGTGACAGCAGGCCCTGCACGGAGGCAGCGAGTGACAGCAGGCCCTGCACGGAGGCAGCGAGTGACAGCAGGCCCTGCACGGAGGCAGCGAGTGACAGCAGGCCCTGCACGGAGGCAGCGAGTGACAGCAGGCCCTGCACGGAGGCAGCGAGTGACAGCAGGCCCTGCACGGAGGTAGTTGGCAAGCTGCCGCAGGCGGCGCGCAGAAGCCATGAGGTAAGTGCAGTCAGAAACTTAACTCCACCTTAGATCTCATTAAGTGATGCTGCTATCATCTGAGCATGCACAGAGACCATTTAGATCCACACACAGATTCTTAATTAAAGTAATTAGAACTGTTGAGGTAATCCAGCTGGTTAAACCCATGCATGGTTTACTTACCTGACAATTAGTTTGCATGGATTACACACCAATCTTGGAGTATGTGCTGCCAAAGCAAACACTAATATTGTCATGCAGCCTCTGCCAATACTTGCATACACAGCGTTGGTAAGATGACAAGGCGCTATCCCAGCTGCTAACTGTTTCAGGCGCACTGAGGCGCGATCCTGCTGAACTCCATTAAGGAACAGCAGATCTAAGCTCCATAACCCCATAGTGAGGTAACCACCAGGTGCATTACTCACTTCATGGGGATTAGGAGCAAGCCAGGGGACCTCCAGCTTAGAAGGTACTGGCACGGCCACTTATAGGGAAGGAAGGATGAACCCACCGATCGACCCAGGCCGTCAGAGAACCCACCTATTGGCTCCGACTCCACGTGGGTTCCAGGCTGCTAAGGGACCTCTTCCCAGAGAGGTGTTAGCAAGGCTATTTGACACCTGGAATGAGAGGCTGGTCTCtctccacccccacccccccggaTCCATTGTGtaaaacaaacaagaataggtcatgttctatttttttttccgggGCTACgttaacggacatacggatgcggatagcacacggtgtgctgtcagcattttttgcggaccctttgaaattaatgggtccgcatcctatccgc from Bufo bufo chromosome 7, aBufBuf1.1, whole genome shotgun sequence encodes:
- the LOC121008777 gene encoding LOW QUALITY PROTEIN: RNA-binding protein 25-like (The sequence of the model RefSeq protein was modified relative to this genomic sequence to represent the inferred CDS: deleted 1 base in 1 codon) yields the protein ERETQRERERETQRERETQRERERERHRETERERHRERERERERDRERERERETQRERERERERDRERDRERERQRERERERERHRERERERERRERDRERERQRERDTERERERERERERDTERERDTERERERHRERERHTERDRERERERERQRERERERERETQRERERERDRERERHRERERERHRERERDTERERHTERETHRERERDTQRERDTERERERDTERERDTERERERETQRDRERETQRERERERQRERERERERHRERERERERETQRERERERERDTQRETERERERERQRERERERDRERERERETQRERERERETQRERETQRERETQRERERDTERERETQRERERETQRERERERHRERERERDRDRDRDRERERKKKETERQSQVRPAERPRGLGGE